A stretch of [Clostridium] innocuum DNA encodes these proteins:
- a CDS encoding helix-turn-helix transcriptional regulator, with protein sequence MADTNMMIAKNIREALKKAEKKQYELADALGYSKQTVSNILAGSRTVNAMDLKKIAGFCNISMDRLVALPEKPVETNVVRAFMGQVKTKEAKKGIEMADKLIDMYLFHSRIYESGMVGMKEKSSL encoded by the coding sequence ATGGCAGATACGAATATGATGATTGCAAAAAATATTAGAGAAGCACTAAAAAAAGCAGAAAAGAAACAATATGAGCTAGCAGATGCTCTTGGTTACTCAAAGCAGACTGTCAGCAACATACTTGCAGGATCTCGTACAGTCAATGCAATGGACCTTAAAAAGATTGCTGGTTTTTGCAATATTTCAATGGATAGGCTTGTAGCATTGCCAGAGAAACCTGTTGAAACAAATGTTGTTCGTGCATTTATGGGACAAGTCAAGACGAAAGAAGCAAAAAAAGGAATTGAAATGGCTGACAAACTTATTGATATGTATCTGTTCCATTCTCGTATATATGAAAGTGGAATGGTTGGTATGAAAGAGAAGAGCAGCCTATAA
- a CDS encoding sugar-binding transcriptional regulator, translated as MKKIVDDARLIYKCCYLYYVDGMGQREICDAVGISRATVSRLLRAGKETGVVKIELENPDSVLYGELERKVEQLLGLKEVLIVDELELESKADHLQHVYEEALMYLSRIINKGDTIGVSMGKTLSSIVNVKKSVDEVDCTFVPVVGGVGSPYQIEEGYHSNDIAKGFAMKFHGKAMQFFAPAMFDDPKVMQGFLKEKPVREVVSVFKKLKTVIMGIGTTTAKEPTLVKCGYLTKEDYEEFKQQGAVGDILLKYVDANGNSDAFRSFNERVMGMSDEKLLNVKNRVGIAVGADKGEAVLGVIRAKKVNILLTDISCIRSMMSLLGEEI; from the coding sequence GTGAAGAAAATCGTTGATGATGCCCGTCTGATTTATAAGTGCTGTTATCTGTATTATGTAGATGGCATGGGGCAAAGGGAGATTTGTGATGCAGTAGGAATTTCCCGTGCGACTGTTTCCCGCCTGTTGCGTGCCGGGAAGGAAACAGGTGTTGTGAAAATCGAATTGGAAAATCCGGATAGTGTTTTATACGGAGAGCTGGAGCGTAAAGTGGAGCAGCTGCTGGGATTGAAGGAAGTGCTTATCGTAGATGAGTTGGAGCTGGAAAGTAAGGCGGATCATCTGCAGCATGTATATGAAGAGGCACTGATGTATTTGTCCCGTATTATCAATAAAGGGGATACCATTGGTGTATCCATGGGAAAAACGCTGAGCAGTATCGTAAATGTAAAGAAAAGCGTAGATGAGGTGGATTGTACCTTTGTCCCGGTTGTAGGAGGAGTCGGTTCCCCTTATCAGATAGAGGAGGGGTACCATTCCAATGATATCGCGAAGGGCTTCGCCATGAAGTTTCATGGTAAGGCAATGCAGTTTTTTGCCCCGGCAATGTTTGATGATCCTAAGGTTATGCAGGGATTTTTGAAGGAGAAACCGGTTAGAGAAGTGGTATCGGTATTCAAAAAACTGAAGACCGTAATCATGGGAATCGGGACTACGACGGCAAAGGAACCGACACTTGTGAAGTGCGGATATCTGACAAAAGAGGATTATGAGGAGTTCAAACAGCAGGGTGCTGTTGGAGATATTCTTTTAAAGTATGTGGATGCAAACGGAAACAGCGATGCGTTTCGCTCCTTTAATGAACGTGTGATGGGGATGTCGGATGAAAAGCTGTTGAACGTGAAAAACCGCGTCGGGATAGCGGTTGGTGCAGATAAGGGGGAGGCAGTGTTAGGCGTTATACGCGCCAAAAAGGTGAACATTCTGCTTACGGATATCAGTTGTATACGAAGCATGATGTCCCTGCTGGGCGAAGAAATATGA
- a CDS encoding PTS glucitol/sorbitol transporter subunit IIA, protein MKYKATITGLGECALDFLDECCNFIIIFNEDAPPELADISVLHTKSEVREDPKKGDTVRICGVEYTIADAGWEALNTLKELGHCTLSFKGLDTVERPGIIELIGEPIKAEQLLVGGTIEIE, encoded by the coding sequence ATGAAATATAAGGCAACGATTACCGGACTAGGGGAATGTGCACTGGATTTTCTGGATGAATGCTGTAATTTCATTATCATCTTTAATGAGGATGCACCGCCGGAGCTGGCAGATATCTCAGTTTTGCATACGAAAAGTGAAGTTAGGGAGGATCCTAAAAAAGGGGATACCGTTCGGATCTGCGGTGTGGAATATACAATCGCCGATGCTGGCTGGGAGGCTTTAAATACCTTAAAGGAGCTTGGTCACTGTACGTTGTCCTTCAAGGGTCTGGATACAGTGGAACGCCCGGGTATTATTGAACTGATTGGAGAGCCGATCAAGGCAGAACAGCTGCTTGTCGGTGGAACAATAGAGATTGAATGA
- a CDS encoding NAD(P)-dependent oxidoreductase — translation MLNMNKKLEQREKEGKIIKCGIVGAGQMGRGMVTQMVLMKGITPAVVSDIDLKLAVHAFKYAGVKDEDIVRTNEVAEADKAMDEGKYVATTNSNLISQCRPVEVAIDATGVPDVGAKVATNAINNKKHVVMLNVETDVVIGPLLDKMAKDNGVIYTGSAGDEPGAVMELYDFATAMGLEVKVMGKGKNNRIDKNCNPDTVLEEATRRKMSPKMLCAFKDGTKTMVEMTAMSNATGLVPDVIGGHGIASDVKSLNETYKLKEDGGILKQHGVVEYVNGIAPGVFVTVATDNEEIAYQMQYHSMGPGPLWTLYRPYHLCNLETPLTAAKVVIDGEPTIVPKNGLVSECITVAKIDLKAGQTIDGIGGYTTYGSICKHEEAKEKGYVPYGLVNHKAVMKRDVKKGELITYDDIELDTTTLIYKLRQEQDKIFG, via the coding sequence ATGTTAAACATGAACAAAAAACTGGAACAAAGAGAAAAGGAAGGGAAAATTATCAAATGCGGTATCGTTGGTGCCGGTCAGATGGGACGCGGTATGGTTACACAGATGGTGCTGATGAAGGGAATCACACCGGCTGTCGTATCTGATATCGACTTAAAGCTTGCTGTTCACGCATTCAAATATGCAGGGGTAAAGGATGAGGATATTGTTCGCACCAATGAGGTTGCGGAAGCTGATAAGGCAATGGATGAAGGGAAATATGTCGCAACTACAAATTCCAATCTGATTTCCCAGTGCCGCCCGGTAGAGGTCGCAATTGATGCGACAGGAGTTCCTGATGTAGGGGCTAAGGTCGCAACCAATGCAATTAACAATAAAAAGCATGTCGTCATGCTGAACGTGGAAACGGATGTAGTCATCGGACCTCTGCTTGATAAAATGGCAAAGGACAACGGCGTTATTTATACCGGAAGTGCAGGAGATGAACCTGGTGCTGTAATGGAACTGTATGATTTTGCGACGGCAATGGGCCTGGAAGTTAAGGTTATGGGAAAAGGAAAGAATAACCGCATTGATAAAAACTGCAATCCGGATACGGTTCTGGAAGAGGCTACAAGAAGAAAGATGTCACCAAAGATGCTGTGCGCCTTTAAGGATGGTACAAAAACAATGGTGGAAATGACAGCGATGTCAAATGCGACCGGTCTGGTTCCGGATGTAATTGGCGGGCATGGTATTGCAAGTGATGTAAAGAGCCTGAATGAAACCTATAAGCTGAAAGAGGATGGCGGTATTCTGAAGCAGCATGGTGTTGTGGAATATGTGAACGGAATTGCACCTGGTGTTTTTGTAACAGTTGCGACGGATAATGAAGAAATCGCATACCAGATGCAGTATCATTCCATGGGACCTGGACCATTATGGACACTGTATCGTCCATACCACCTGTGCAATCTGGAAACTCCGTTAACAGCTGCCAAGGTTGTTATTGACGGGGAGCCTACCATCGTTCCGAAAAACGGTCTGGTTTCCGAATGTATTACTGTTGCGAAAATTGATTTGAAGGCGGGACAGACAATTGATGGTATCGGCGGGTATACCACCTATGGTTCCATCTGCAAGCATGAAGAGGCAAAGGAAAAAGGCTATGTGCCCTATGGTCTGGTCAATCATAAGGCAGTCATGAAGCGTGATGTAAAGAAGGGTGAACTGATCACATATGACGATATCGAGCTTGACACAACAACACTGATCTATAAGCTGCGTCAGGAACAGGATAAAATCTTCGGATAA
- a CDS encoding PTS glucitol/sorbitol transporter subunit IIA, with the protein MKYDTRISGWGECALEFLNEDCNFLIIFNETAPQELADISVLHTVAKLQEEPCVGDTVQICDVSYTITAIGFEALHTLKELGHCCLSFSGSTQALRPGNIELKGPVFTENHLYKGGRLQIL; encoded by the coding sequence ATGAAATATGATACCAGAATCAGCGGATGGGGAGAATGTGCGCTGGAATTTTTAAATGAGGATTGCAATTTTCTGATTATTTTCAATGAAACGGCACCACAGGAGCTGGCGGATATCTCTGTATTGCATACCGTTGCCAAGCTGCAGGAAGAGCCCTGTGTCGGAGATACCGTTCAGATTTGTGATGTATCTTATACGATTACGGCAATTGGCTTTGAAGCACTGCATACATTAAAAGAGCTTGGACATTGCTGTTTATCCTTTTCCGGAAGTACACAGGCACTGCGTCCGGGGAATATAGAGCTGAAAGGACCTGTATTCACAGAGAATCACCTCTACAAAGGCGGACGGCTTCAAATCCTGTAA
- the ispD gene encoding 2-C-methyl-D-erythritol 4-phosphate cytidylyltransferase, with amino-acid sequence MNYSVIIVAAGKGTRTGLTYNKVFYKIGNAPIITQTLKPFLEDADCAKIIMSISPHEQEEFEKIIQSEKIVYVPGGATRQESGYLGLQEVETEFVMIHDGVRPFLTAKHLEALKAALKTEDAALLMVPLIDTIKEVRDGYVVHTPERSNYMSAQTPQAFRTELIKNCHEEAKKHPEIVASDDAMLAELFSDTKIKVVEGSYDNIKVTTQRDLKQIHLLHEEQNT; translated from the coding sequence ATGAACTATAGTGTAATTATTGTTGCGGCCGGAAAAGGTACGAGGACCGGTCTGACCTATAACAAGGTATTTTACAAAATCGGAAATGCTCCCATCATCACACAGACTCTGAAACCGTTTCTGGAAGATGCGGACTGTGCGAAAATCATCATGTCGATCTCTCCACATGAACAGGAGGAATTTGAAAAGATTATTCAAAGTGAGAAGATCGTTTATGTACCTGGCGGGGCAACCAGACAGGAAAGCGGATATCTCGGTCTGCAGGAAGTAGAAACAGAGTTTGTCATGATTCACGACGGCGTACGTCCGTTCCTAACTGCGAAGCATCTGGAAGCTTTAAAGGCTGCACTGAAAACAGAGGATGCCGCATTACTGATGGTACCGCTGATCGATACCATTAAGGAAGTGAGAGACGGTTATGTCGTTCACACTCCGGAGCGTTCCAATTATATGAGTGCGCAGACACCGCAAGCATTTCGCACGGAGCTGATCAAAAACTGTCATGAAGAGGCAAAAAAGCATCCGGAGATTGTCGCCAGTGATGATGCTATGCTTGCAGAATTGTTCTCAGATACAAAAATAAAGGTTGTAGAAGGAAGCTATGACAATATCAAGGTGACCACACAGCGTGATTTGAAACAGATTCATCTGCTTCATGAGGAACAAAATACATAA
- a CDS encoding ImmA/IrrE family metallo-endopeptidase, whose product MNQILANSLYKQNVKRFQKLKEEAKTLNILYNGSNIIQDDIYIVLKNYVSKNDKHLELFRLPIQDDDFCAFTCIREGKLFTVLNSWLPISKQIFATAHELYHVWRYISDQDDSLSNNGSLLRSENMDDDTATREDKEANAFAGLLLVPDLQLLEQIEIYGIDKSKLDLDSVVKLMDIFAVPYKAIVLRLFEENIISEKNAIQLLKEGTIERIEFSMQSQNVGERWKKRTFDEIDLGVVENRLKQNKEADRLSDSRIVEDERTLKDIREWFSRK is encoded by the coding sequence ATGAATCAAATTCTAGCAAACAGCCTTTACAAACAAAATGTAAAGCGATTTCAAAAATTGAAAGAAGAAGCAAAGACATTAAATATACTCTACAACGGCAGTAATATCATTCAAGATGATATCTATATTGTGTTGAAAAATTATGTTTCAAAAAATGACAAACATTTAGAACTTTTTCGTTTGCCAATACAAGATGATGATTTTTGTGCATTTACCTGCATTCGAGAAGGGAAACTTTTCACAGTATTAAATTCATGGTTGCCAATTTCGAAACAGATTTTTGCTACTGCTCATGAGCTATATCATGTTTGGCGCTATATTTCTGATCAAGATGATTCACTATCCAATAATGGTTCATTATTAAGATCAGAAAATATGGATGATGATACAGCAACAAGAGAAGATAAGGAAGCTAATGCTTTTGCAGGGTTGCTTCTTGTACCTGATTTACAATTACTAGAACAGATAGAGATTTATGGAATTGATAAAAGTAAATTAGATCTTGATTCTGTTGTGAAACTAATGGATATTTTTGCTGTTCCATATAAAGCAATTGTATTGCGGCTTTTTGAAGAAAATATTATTAGTGAAAAAAATGCAATTCAACTTTTAAAAGAAGGGACCATTGAAAGAATAGAATTTTCCATGCAATCTCAAAATGTTGGAGAGCGATGGAAAAAAAGAACATTCGATGAAATTGATCTGGGAGTTGTTGAAAATCGTTTAAAACAAAATAAGGAAGCAGATCGATTGTCAGATTCTCGTATCGTAGAAGACGAACGTACACTCAAAGATATAAGAGAGTGGTTTTCAAGAAAGTGA
- a CDS encoding MBL fold metallo-hydrolase: MRKHMIHPSLYAYEFMELNPYKTYVYALQRDDRVYIIDTFCGATYMEIIKADYPRKNFVVINTHYHFDHIWGNYSFSHCPIYAHQLCKTMIQRHGIRELQEQKKCFQGTQTLILPNYCFDGKQLQIADGLQLLYTPGHTLDGISVYDQTLNALFVGDTLEKPLIQIEGSYLSEYRQSLEYFLTLPVTHFYAGHTLQLTKADVRDTLAYIHALLGNEAMQFDSEETQGIHSMNLNALKQ; the protein is encoded by the coding sequence ATGAGAAAACATATGATACATCCATCACTGTATGCCTATGAATTTATGGAACTAAACCCCTATAAAACCTATGTATATGCTCTTCAAAGAGATGATAGGGTCTATATCATCGATACCTTCTGCGGTGCCACATATATGGAAATCATAAAGGCAGATTACCCGAGAAAGAATTTTGTTGTGATCAACACCCATTATCATTTTGATCATATATGGGGAAATTACAGCTTTTCTCATTGTCCGATCTATGCTCATCAGCTCTGTAAAACCATGATACAGCGCCATGGTATAAGAGAACTGCAGGAACAGAAGAAATGTTTTCAAGGAACACAAACGCTGATTTTACCAAATTACTGCTTTGATGGAAAACAGTTACAGATAGCAGACGGTCTTCAGCTGCTTTATACACCCGGACACACCCTGGATGGAATCAGTGTCTATGATCAAACGCTGAATGCTTTGTTTGTTGGAGATACACTGGAAAAGCCGTTGATTCAAATAGAAGGATCTTATCTTTCAGAGTATAGGCAGTCACTGGAATATTTCTTAACCTTACCTGTAACACACTTTTATGCAGGACATACCTTACAGCTGACAAAAGCCGATGTGCGGGATACGCTGGCATATATTCATGCGCTTTTAGGCAATGAAGCCATGCAGTTTGATTCAGAAGAAACACAGGGGATTCACTCGATGAATCTGAATGCTCTAAAACAGTAA
- a CDS encoding PTS glucose transporter subunit IIA: protein MDAFTDLTQGFLSMFETGGEILLGWMTTLLPMVVCLMTAVSAVVKLIGESRVERITKSLTRWRIARYTLLPLMAILFLGNPLCFTFGKFLDEKYKTAYYDACVSFLHPVTGLFPHANAAELFVYMGIASGITQQKLSLSALATRYFMAGLVIMILRGFITEQISVYLNQKKEGQKPTEEVGAENKKDALKQQPAVRVTKGSAGWGGPLLLQADKRKHVILCVSGGGIHPIAQRLAEACRCDVVDGFATGCPDEEILAAVIDCGGTARCGIYPKKGIPTINVLPTGQSGPLARFMKEDNYVSDVGEANIEILKEDTAHTIDTMQEPGSKISAQPASYKNALLHVGMGMSRVVSTCYAAGKETIEMVLRNILPFMAFTATLLGMIQVSGLGNFIANSIAPLCATLPGMLLISLICSLPVVSPILGPGAVIAQVVGALLGTQIALGNIPAQYALPALFAINAQVGCDFIPVGLSLCQAKAETVEAGVPAVLYSRMISGPLAVVIAYLFSIGMY, encoded by the coding sequence ATGGATGCGTTTACCGATTTGACACAGGGGTTTTTGTCCATGTTTGAAACCGGGGGAGAAATTCTTTTGGGCTGGATGACAACGCTTCTTCCGATGGTTGTCTGTTTAATGACGGCGGTGAGTGCGGTTGTGAAGCTGATTGGAGAAAGCCGTGTAGAAAGGATTACCAAATCTTTGACCCGCTGGCGCATTGCACGTTATACGCTTTTACCGCTGATGGCAATTTTATTTCTTGGAAATCCGCTCTGCTTCACATTTGGAAAATTTCTGGATGAGAAGTATAAGACAGCATACTATGATGCCTGTGTAAGCTTTCTGCATCCGGTTACGGGATTGTTTCCTCATGCGAATGCTGCTGAGCTGTTTGTTTATATGGGGATTGCTTCGGGAATAACGCAACAGAAATTGTCGCTGTCCGCATTGGCAACCCGCTATTTTATGGCAGGACTTGTCATCATGATACTGCGTGGTTTCATAACGGAACAGATATCCGTTTATTTGAATCAGAAAAAGGAAGGGCAAAAGCCAACGGAGGAAGTGGGTGCGGAGAATAAAAAGGATGCCTTGAAACAGCAGCCGGCAGTGCGTGTTACAAAAGGAAGCGCAGGCTGGGGTGGCCCACTTCTTTTACAGGCAGATAAAAGGAAGCATGTCATTTTATGTGTAAGTGGAGGAGGCATCCATCCGATTGCGCAAAGGCTGGCAGAGGCATGCCGGTGTGATGTGGTTGACGGATTTGCCACAGGCTGTCCGGATGAGGAGATTCTGGCGGCTGTAATCGATTGCGGTGGAACGGCGCGCTGTGGTATATATCCAAAAAAGGGAATCCCTACCATCAATGTGCTTCCTACCGGACAAAGCGGTCCGCTGGCACGTTTTATGAAGGAAGACAATTATGTTTCTGATGTAGGTGAGGCGAATATAGAAATCCTCAAAGAAGATACAGCACACACTATCGATACGATGCAGGAACCGGGGTCAAAGATATCTGCACAGCCGGCTTCTTATAAAAATGCGCTTCTTCATGTTGGCATGGGAATGAGCCGTGTTGTCAGTACGTGCTATGCGGCAGGGAAAGAAACCATTGAAATGGTGCTGCGCAATATCCTTCCTTTTATGGCATTTACAGCAACCCTGCTGGGTATGATTCAGGTGAGTGGTCTTGGCAATTTTATTGCAAATTCCATTGCACCCCTTTGTGCAACCCTTCCGGGAATGCTTCTGATTTCTCTGATCTGCTCCCTGCCGGTGGTATCTCCCATCCTGGGACCCGGTGCTGTCATTGCCCAGGTTGTGGGAGCGCTGCTGGGAACGCAGATCGCCCTTGGAAATATACCGGCGCAATATGCATTACCTGCATTGTTCGCTATCAATGCGCAGGTTGGCTGCGACTTCATACCGGTTGGATTATCGTTGTGTCAGGCAAAAGCGGAAACTGTTGAGGCAGGTGTACCCGCCGTATTATACAGCCGTATGATCAGCGGACCTCTTGCTGTTGTTATAGCTTATTTATTCAGTATCGGGATGTATTAG